The sequence below is a genomic window from Brevibacillus agri.
CAAAAGCGGGTATCGTAAAGGAAGGCCAGAAGTTTTGGCAACAGAGATAGATCAGACTGGATGGAGGAGAAGCAACATGAAACCGTACAAAGGCTACCTGATTGATCTGGATGGAACCATTTACCGCGGCAATGAGTCGATTCCCGGCGCTGCCGAATTTGTCCGCTACTTGAAAGCGAACCGCATTCCGTACCTGTTTTTGACCAACAATTCGTCCGCATCGGCCGAGCGCGTGGCAGCGCGACTGAGCGGGATGGGAGTTGAGGCAACCGCACAGGATGTATATACGACCAGCATGGCGACTGTTGAATATTTGCAAGAAAAGGCGCCCGCAGGGGCAAGCGTGTATGCGATTGGCGAGGAAGGTTTGCTGTCACAACTGGAAGCGGCAGGCTTCAGGCTGACAGCAGACGATCCTGCCTACGTCATCGTTGGAATCGACCGTGCCTTCACGTACGAAAAGCTGACGATCGCTACCCGCGCCATCCGCGCAGGCGCTACTTTTATCGCGACCAATGCAGATGCCGCGCTGCCGACAGACAACGGACTGTTTCCAGGAAACGGCTCGCTCGTTGCCGCCGTGTCGGTCGCATCCGCTACGAAGCCGATCGTCATCGGCAAGCCGGAGCCGATCATCGTGCGCTACGCGCTTTCCGTCCTCGGCACAGAGGCATCCGAGACGTTGATCGTCGGCGACAACCTGTTCACCGACATTGAAGCTGGAGCAAACAGCGGCCTGGACAGCCTGCTCGTCCTGACAGGCTATTCGACGCGGGAAGAAGCTGCCCGCCACGCGGTGCAGCCGACGCATATCGCCAAAGACTTGCCGGAGTGGCAGCTACGCATCTCGCTCTAGGCACTCTTCCTGCTGCTTCTGGCGATGGGCAATCCGGCTGGAAGCAGCAGCGGCAATCGCTCCGACGAGGTCGTCCAAAAACGTGTGGACGCCGAAGCGTTTGTCGTTGAGCTGGGCCAGCTTGCCGTGTTTGAGCTTGTCGACGTAGCCGAAGTTGGTAAAGCCGATACTGCCGTACAGATTGACGATGGCAAGCGCCATTACCTCATCCACGCCGTAAAGCGGCTCGTCCGTTTCGATAATTTTTTGAAGCGGCGGCAGCAGTTGTTTTTGCTCCGCGAGCATGTCCAACTGGATGCCAGTCAGAAGCGCATTTTGCACCTCGCGCTTTTTCAGCACGGCCTTCACGCTGTCCAGGCACAGCTCCATCGTCAGGTCGGGGACGTATTTCGTTTGCAAGAAAAACACAATCTCGGCGATGTCATCGAGGGAAACGCCGCGTTTTCCCAAAAGCCCGATGACCACCTCCAGGCAGCTCTCGCTGTTGAGCGGATGCTCGATCATCTAGGTTTTCCTCCTTTTCCGGCGATCATGAGTTCTTCTAGTATCTGCATCCAGATAGGCACCTATCCCGGTTTTGCGACATACAATGCGCCAAGAGAAGGTGTGCAAGGAGGATGGACCCGTATGGAGGAAAAAGAGCTGCTGCAGGAGCGATATGGCTTCCAGTTGCAAAACTACCGCGTGACGGGCGCCAGCAAGGTGCTCGAAACCGACCAGGGCCTGTATTACATGTTCGAAGCGCCTGCCGGCTATCGGTACAAAAGCAAGTTCGTCGAGCGCGTGCGCAAGCATTTGAGCCAGCAGCAAGACATCCGCATGCTGAAGCTGGTCAAGACCACTGGCGGACAGTCCCATTTTGTCGAGGACGACCAGCTTTACTATTTGTATCGCGGAGTGCGCGAGGCCGTTCCGGAAAATGCGCCCTATGCAAGCGGCCAGTCGCTGGCGCAATTTCATCAGGCTACGAAAAATTTTTCCGGAGACAAACTGTTTATTCCGTACAGCTCGCTGGGGAACTGGCCGAGCACGTGGCGCAGAAAGCTACGGCATTACAACGAGTACCGGGATGAATTGGACGAATCGGACGTCGAGCTGACGCCGATGGATGAGCTGCTTTTGACCTGCTATACGTACGTGCATCAGCTCGGGGAAATCTCGGTCCAGTACTTGCAGGAAGCGGGCTACGACAAAGTCGTGAAGGAAACGGCCGGGCTTGGAAAAGTAGCCTACCAAAATTTTGACCAAGGGTATATGCTATGGAATGAGAAGGATGTACGCCTGATGGCGGGGGAATGGAACTGGGTTCTCGACATGCGGGCTCGCGATCTGGGGCAATGGCTGAAAGCCGAAACGAGACGCAACGGCTGGAATGACGAAGCCACGATCAACTTTTTCGACGGCTACAACAGCGTTGCGCCGCTGCTTTCCGGGGAGTACGCCGTGATCTACGCGCTCATGCTCTATCCGGGCCGCTTTTTAAAGCTGGTGGAAGCCTACAAGGAGCTTCCGCTGGAGGAGAAGCAGGAAGTGAACGTGGAAGCGTGGCAATCCCAACTGGAAGACGAGCTGGCGAAAATGGAAGAAGGACTCCGGCACTATCCCCGTCTGGTCGAAGAGCATTACGGCGTGTCCATTCCACAAATTGATTGGCTGTGGAGGCAAAACAATGAGCAAGCCACAAGTATTCGTCACGAGGAAACTGACCAATGAAGTCATAGCCATGCTGGAGACAGTAGCCCATGTCAGCGTGTGGGAGGGAGATACTCCAGTGCCGCGCGCGATGCTATTGGAAGAGATCGAGCAAGCGGACGCGGTGCTGACCATGCTGACCGAACGGGTGGATGAGGAGCTTTTGCGCCGTGCGAAGAAGCTGCGCATCGTTGCGAATATGGCTGTAGGTTATGACAATATCGACGTGGCCGCCTGTAAAAGACGAGGGGTCACGGTGACCAACACGCCTGACGTGTTGACAGAGGCGACGGCGGATTTGGCGTTTGCGCTGCTCTTGGCGACTGGCCGCAGATTGACGGAAGCGAACCGTTTTTTGCTCGCCGGAGAATGGACCTCGTGGAGCCCGTACCTGATGGCCGGGCAAAGCGTGTACGGAACGACCTTGGGCATTATCGGCATGGGACGGATCGGCGAGGCGGTTGCCCGGCGAGCAGCGGGCTTCAACATGCGCATTTTGTATCACAACCGCAATCGCAAGGAAGAGGCGGAGGCAAAAACGGGAGCGCGGCTGGCCGGGCTGGATGAGCTGCTCCAGGAGTCGGACTACGTCGTGCTGCTGACGCCGCTGACAGAAGAGACGCGGCATTTGATGGGGGGAAGAGAATTTGCCCTGATGAAAAAGTCGGCTGTCTTCGTGAATGTGTCCCGGGGCGGCACCGTCGACGAAGCCGCCTTGTACGAGGCTTTGGTTTCCGGACAAATATGGGCGGCGGGGCTGGACGTATTTAGACAGGAGCCGGTTCCGCTCGACCATCCGCTTTTGTCCCTGCCAAATGTAGTCGCACTCCCGCATATTGGCAGCGCCACGATCCAGACGCGAGATGAGATGGCACGGCTGGCGGCAGACAACATCGTCGCTGTGCTGAGCGGGAAGGAGCCGTTGACCGCGCTATGAGCACTGTGTTGATCCTGGCGGCGGGGCTGTTGCTTTTGGCAGTCGTAGCGGCTTCCGCTATAGCCTTGCATGTCACCTGGCGTCTGACTCATCCCGTGCGCAAGCCGATCGACATGGACCCGCAAGACTTCGGGATCGAGGGAGCGGAGGCGGTGGTATTCCCAAGCAGAGAGGCAGGGATTTCACTGGCGGGCTGGTATCTGTCCGCTACCCAAAATGGGCGAACGCCAAATGGCCGGACAGTGATTTTTGCCCACGGCTACAGCCAGAACAGGCAGGAGCCGCATCTGCCCGCGCTGGCGCTCGCCGCAAAGCTGGTGCATGCCGGCTATGATGTGTTCATGTTCGACTTCCGCAACAGCGGCCAGTCCAGCCCATCGTTGACCACGATCGGGTTGCGCGAACAGCAGGATTTGCTCGGCGCCATAGATTTTGCCGAAGCGAAAAAGCCGGGACAGACGATCGGCCTCATCGGCTTTTCCATGGGGGCAGCGACGTCGCTTCTCGTCGGCGGGGCGGACCCAAGAATTGCGGCTGTTGTGGCAGACTCTCCGTTTTATTCGCTCAGGGAATATTTGGAGGAAAATTTGCCGCAATGGACGGGCCTGCCGCGCTTTCCTTTTAGCTGGCTGATTTTGACCTTGAGCCCGGTTTTGCTCCGCGCGAATCCGCGCCATGTCAAGCCGTATGAAATCGTAAGCCGCGCGAAAAAGCCGATCATGTTCATTCATGGGACCAAAGACTCGACTGTGCCCGCGGAAAACAGCAAGCGGCTGCACGCGTTGGCACAGGATGAGGACTCGCAAATTTGGCTCGTTCCGCACGCCGGGCACGTGCGCAGCTTCGCTTTGCTTCCGGATGAGTACGCGGAGCGGGTCATTGCCTTTTTGGAAAAAGGGATGAGAAAAGCAGGCAAGAGCGTGGGAGCATTCGCCCTGCGAAAATAAAAAAAGCAGCTACGCCGAAGACGGTAGCTGCTTTCATGGCTGTGCGCCTGGATTAAAATACTTGTTGCACTTCTTTGATGCCTGGGATTTCTTCCACCAGTGCGCGTTCGATCCCTGCTTTCAGGGTGATGGTGGAGGAAGGGCAACTGCCGCATGCACCCATCAGGCGCAGCTTCACGATGCCATCTTCTACGTCAACAAGTTGTACGTCACCGCCGTCACGTTGCAGGTAAGGGCGCAGTTTATCGAGAACTTCTTGTACTTGATCCATCATATCCATGTTACATTCACTCCTTTCCAACTCTCCTTTATTATAATCGTACGCTGGCGATAAATCCATGGCTTACATGCCCTGTTAGCACTTTCACGCCAGAAGTATAATCAATGTGAACCGCATGGACTTTTTGCAATAGCAGCATGTTATAATGAAAAAGCAAGTACTTCAACATAAGGAGTCAGATTTTCGTGAACGTATTTCGCAATGTGAAGGAACTGATTGGCAATACGCCAATCGTCGAAATTACACAGTTTGAGCTTCCCGAGGGAGTACGCTTGTTTGCCAAGCTGGAATATTTTAATCCAGGCGGCAGTGTGAAGGACAGACTGGGCATGGAATTGATCCGCGCCGCTGAAGAAAATGGCCAACTGAAGCCAGGGGGCACCATTATCGAACCGACAGCAGGGAATACAGGAATTGGTGTGGCACTCGCCGCTGTAGGAACCGGCTATAAAGTCATTTTTTGCGTCCCGGCCAAGTTTTCCGAGGAAAAGCAGGAGCTGATGCGCGCGCTTGGAGCCGAGGTTGTGAATACCCCGACCGAGCTGGGCATTAAAGGAGCAATCGCCAAGGCACAGGAGCTGGCCGCGTCGATTCCAGGCTCGTTCGTGCCGCAGCAATTCGCAAATCCGGCGAACCCCGACGCCCACTACAAGACGACAGGCCCGGAAATCTGGAGCCAAATGGACGGCCAAGTGGATGTGTTTGTCGCAGGTGCCGGGTCCGGCGGTACATTCATGGGCGTAGCCCGCTATTTGAAGGAGCAAAATCCGAACATTAAGACCGTGATTGTGGAGCCGGAGGGTTCGATCCTGAACGGGGGAGAGTCTGGTCCGCACAAAACGGAAGGCATCGGCATGGAGTTTTTGCCGCCGTTCATGGACACCAGCTACTTCAACGCGATTCACACCATTCTCGATGTGGAAGCATTCGATCTGGTCAAGCAGCTCGCCGCCAAAGAAGGCTTGCTCGTCGGCAGCTCTGCCGGAGCGGCGATGGCAGCGGCTCTGCGCGAAGCGAGAGAAGCAGCCCCAGGCACGAACATCGTCACCTTGTTCGCTGATGGCAGCGAACGCTATCTGAGCAAAAAAATTTACCAGGGAGGAATCTAAGATGCGCATCAAAACTCGGCTGATCCACGGCGGAATCGATGGAGATCCACATACAGGGGCGGTTTCCGTTCCGATTTACCAGGTGAGCACGTACAAGCAGGAAGCAATCGGCGTTCACAAAGGCTTTGAATATTCCCGTACCGGCAACCCGACGCGCCACGCGCTGGAGACGTACATTGCAGAAATCGAAGGCGGCGCCCGCGGCTTTGCTTTTGGCTCCGGCATGGCGGCATTGTCCACGATTCTTTCCCTGTTCAGCAAGGGCGATCATCTCGTAGTCGGCGACGATGTGTACGGCGGTACATATCGCGTAGTGACCCGCGTCTTTTCCCGCATGGGCCTGGAAGCAAGCTACGTCGACACCAGCAATCTGGAAGCGGTAGAGGCAGCCATTCGCCCGGAAACAAAAGCGATCATCATGGAGACGCCGACCAACCCGTTGCTGAAAGTAAGCGACATTCGCGCGCTGGCGGACATCGCCAAGGCAAAAGGCGTACTGCTCGTCGTCGACAACACGTTCATGACGCCATACTGGCAAAATCCGCTCGATCTGGGCGCAGACATCGTGTTCCACAGCGCAACGAAGTATTTGGGCGGCCACAGTGACGTCGTCGCAGGTCTGGTTGTCGCCAAAGATGCACAGATCGGAGAAGACCTGCATTTCGTGCAAAACGCGATCGGCGGCGTCCTCGGCCCGCAAGATTCCTGGCTGCTTCTGCGCGGCATGAAAACGCTTGGCATTCGCATGGAAGAGCACGAGCACAATGCGCGCACATTGGCAAAATGGCTGTCCGAGCGCAGCGACATCAAACGGGTCATCTATCCGGGCTTGTCCAGCCACTCCGGGCATGAGCTGATTCAAAAACAAGCGCGCGGCTTCGGCGGCATGATCTCGTTTGACGTCGGCAGCGCTGAACGCGCCGATGAAGTTTTGGCAAAAGTGAAGTATTACACGCTGGCTGAATCGCTGGGAGCTGTCGAAAGCCTCATCAGCGTGCCTGCCCGCATGACACACGCCTCCATCCCGGCAGAGCGCCGCGCCGAGTTGGGCATTACGGACGGCTTGGTGCGCATTTCTGTAGGGATCGAAGACGTACAAGACTTGATCGAGGATCTCGACCAGGCGCTGTCTTAATCCCGCAACACATCTCGCACAGCGACGGAACCGAGAGGAGGCGGATGAGATGAGTGTGGAAATCAAGGTGTTTGGAACCGAACAGCTCTGCGCAAGCTGCGTCAATTTGCCATCGGCCAAAGAAACGGCAGAATGGCTGCAGGCTGCTCTGTCCCGCAAATACGGCAGCGGCAGCATCCGCATCGTGTACAGCGACTTTCAACACCCGCAGACAGACGATGACAAAAGCTGGGCGACACGCATCATTGAGGAAGATTTATGGTATCCGCTTGTCGTAATTTCCGGGGAAATTGTCGGCGAGGGAAATCCTAAGCTCAAAGACATTTACGAAAAGCTGGAAAGCATGGGCGTCACTCCGCTGGCTGCGCAGACTGAAAGCGAATAGGCCACCGCCCAAGGCTTGATCCGATTAAGGAACCGATCAGATGATGATATCTGGTCGGTTTTTTGCGTCGCTGATTAGTTGGGGGCTTTTCGACGGGTGGGGAAGGATGTTTTTTTGCTTGGCTGCCAGCCCTATAAGCAACTGTCAACCCCTCAAGAACTGTTGGCGAGGAAATCTACCGTTAGCACCTTGTGCATCTTACGGCAGGCAATGCCCCGCTGCACGAAGAAGGCCGGCCGCTGGCTGCTCGCTGTGTGCCCGTCGGCTGCTCGCCGCCACTGGTTAGCCCGCCCGGAATAGAGAGTTTTTACCTCTTTGTATTTGATTCGTAAACCATTTGTAACGAAAAAAAAGCGGCTTCGTCCTATAGTTGTCTATGTAGTCAAGAACAACCAGGGAGGAAAAAACAATGAACAAAAAATGGATGAAACCAGCCGCCTTTCTCGTATTGGCAGGAGTGGTAGGCGTAGCAGGATTGAATCTGGCAGGTACGAAGGCAGCGCATGCCGCCTCTGAGAAAGGCAAGCTTTTCGCAGCAGCAGACGAATTGAAGCTCGACAAAAACACCTATGTCATCGACGTGAAGTCCGCTGATGTAAACGGCGATAAGGTAGAAGATACAGTCTTTCTGGTCGGACAAAAAGAGAAAGCCGACGACATTTACGCGTCCAACATGAACATCGTCGTGCAAGACGGCAAATCGAAGACATACAGCGCAACAGACATCAAGGAGCTGGGCGGCTACGAAGGCGAGCTGACGCTCGTAGACTTCACCGGAGATCACGTAGCCGATGCGTTCGTGAAAACAGCGACGGGCGGCAGCGGCGGCATCTACCATCACGTGATCGCAACGTTTGCAAACAACAAGCCAACCGTCATTTTTGGCGAAAAGGAAAACGAAGGCATCCGCTACGAAGGCAAGTTCGTGAATGGCTTCAAGGTGGAGGGCAAAGGCGCTCAGTTGGACAAGCCGTTGAGCATTGACGTAAGTGCCAACCAGGATGTTTACGTGGCGGCCAAGCTGTACGACAAAGCCGGAAAAGTGCAGGCAGACGGCGAAGACGTCACCGTATATTCGTATCCGTTTGGCTCGCTGACGCCAATCGACATGGACGGAAACGGAACCTATGAACTCGCAGGACAACAACGAATCGTGGGCATGAACAACACGGATACCGTTTCCCGCATCAACTCCGTCTGGGGCTACCAGGGCGCAGGCAAATGGAACCCGTGGGAAGTGGAATACTCCACCTTCCTGGTAAAACACCCAGGCGAAGCGATCAACACGACGATCGAGAAGTAAGCTTGTTTGTTTGCAGCAAGATCAAAGAAGCGTCCCCTTTTCCAGACGGAAGAGAGGATTTTTTTGTGTAGGCTGTCTTGTTCTACTGTCCGCTGCACGCTCATATCCTTCATTGGAACAGCCCAAACCAAGGAGGACGAGCAGATGGAACAGCTAATCGCCCGCTTTTACGAACTGAAAGAAATTCAGAAGCAGGTAGAGGATGAACTTGGCGCGCTGCGAAGCAAGCTGATCGACATCTACGCGGAAGCCGGCAGCGCCGAGGAAGGCGACTTCAAGCTGTCGATCAGCTACCAGGAACGCCGGGAATACAGCGACGACCGCCTCTACAACTCCTTGCCCGACCCGACCCTCTGGCGCCTCATGTCCCGGGCCGACACCGGGAAAATCGCCAGCCTGCTCAAGCTGAACGTCATCCATGAGGGGATATTGGAGGGGACGTATGAGCAGAAGAAGGTGCCGGTTTTGCGGGTGCAGAAGAGGTGAGGAAGAAAAGTCAATTGAATACAGACAGGAGGACCGTCAGACAAAGTGCTGGCGGTCTGTTTTTTTGCTCGCATTGCATTTCGGGCTGTAGAAAGTTTTATAGTTCTAAAATCCTATATATGTAATCGTTGTTTGTGACTTTTTGTCCATTGTTAAAGAATGGAAACAATCCGATATCTGTGGTGATGGGTTTTAATTCCTTTTTATATATACATTGGATGGTAGAACAGCAAAGCAACAAACGGAACAGCAAGAATCCTCCAATCTATATAGGACCGATTGCGGAGAGGAGGAAAATGATAGCCATTCTTTGATTTGTTCGTCACTGACAGGTTGTCCGTCTTTTGACAACGAATAACCGGGTATAGGTCTTCCTCCGTGATAAACGCGAGGTTTTTGGGAGGCTTTGTTTTTTCGGTAATAGTAGGTTGCTTCCAGGATGCCGACAATACGTAGCACTAGTTTGGCTGTGTACCCCAGCTGTATCCACTTGTCGGCTATCTCCATTTTGTCCGATAAGCT
It includes:
- a CDS encoding bifunctional cystathionine gamma-lyase/homocysteine desulfhydrase, which gives rise to MRIKTRLIHGGIDGDPHTGAVSVPIYQVSTYKQEAIGVHKGFEYSRTGNPTRHALETYIAEIEGGARGFAFGSGMAALSTILSLFSKGDHLVVGDDVYGGTYRVVTRVFSRMGLEASYVDTSNLEAVEAAIRPETKAIIMETPTNPLLKVSDIRALADIAKAKGVLLVVDNTFMTPYWQNPLDLGADIVFHSATKYLGGHSDVVAGLVVAKDAQIGEDLHFVQNAIGGVLGPQDSWLLLRGMKTLGIRMEEHEHNARTLAKWLSERSDIKRVIYPGLSSHSGHELIQKQARGFGGMISFDVGSAERADEVLAKVKYYTLAESLGAVESLISVPARMTHASIPAERRAELGITDGLVRISVGIEDVQDLIEDLDQALS
- a CDS encoding TIGR01457 family HAD-type hydrolase, whose protein sequence is MKPYKGYLIDLDGTIYRGNESIPGAAEFVRYLKANRIPYLFLTNNSSASAERVAARLSGMGVEATAQDVYTTSMATVEYLQEKAPAGASVYAIGEEGLLSQLEAAGFRLTADDPAYVIVGIDRAFTYEKLTIATRAIRAGATFIATNADAALPTDNGLFPGNGSLVAAVSVASATKPIVIGKPEPIIVRYALSVLGTEASETLIVGDNLFTDIEAGANSGLDSLLVLTGYSTREEAARHAVQPTHIAKDLPEWQLRISL
- a CDS encoding alpha/beta hydrolase yields the protein MSTVLILAAGLLLLAVVAASAIALHVTWRLTHPVRKPIDMDPQDFGIEGAEAVVFPSREAGISLAGWYLSATQNGRTPNGRTVIFAHGYSQNRQEPHLPALALAAKLVHAGYDVFMFDFRNSGQSSPSLTTIGLREQQDLLGAIDFAEAKKPGQTIGLIGFSMGAATSLLVGGADPRIAAVVADSPFYSLREYLEENLPQWTGLPRFPFSWLILTLSPVLLRANPRHVKPYEIVSRAKKPIMFIHGTKDSTVPAENSKRLHALAQDEDSQIWLVPHAGHVRSFALLPDEYAERVIAFLEKGMRKAGKSVGAFALRK
- a CDS encoding NifU family protein, coding for MMDQVQEVLDKLRPYLQRDGGDVQLVDVEDGIVKLRLMGACGSCPSSTITLKAGIERALVEEIPGIKEVQQVF
- a CDS encoding phosphatidylglycerophosphatase A family protein yields the protein MIEHPLNSESCLEVVIGLLGKRGVSLDDIAEIVFFLQTKYVPDLTMELCLDSVKAVLKKREVQNALLTGIQLDMLAEQKQLLPPLQKIIETDEPLYGVDEVMALAIVNLYGSIGFTNFGYVDKLKHGKLAQLNDKRFGVHTFLDDLVGAIAAAASSRIAHRQKQQEECLERDA
- a CDS encoding 2-hydroxyacid dehydrogenase, with translation MSKPQVFVTRKLTNEVIAMLETVAHVSVWEGDTPVPRAMLLEEIEQADAVLTMLTERVDEELLRRAKKLRIVANMAVGYDNIDVAACKRRGVTVTNTPDVLTEATADLAFALLLATGRRLTEANRFLLAGEWTSWSPYLMAGQSVYGTTLGIIGMGRIGEAVARRAAGFNMRILYHNRNRKEEAEAKTGARLAGLDELLQESDYVVLLTPLTEETRHLMGGREFALMKKSAVFVNVSRGGTVDEAALYEALVSGQIWAAGLDVFRQEPVPLDHPLLSLPNVVALPHIGSATIQTRDEMARLAADNIVAVLSGKEPLTAL
- a CDS encoding YuzD family protein, yielding MSVEIKVFGTEQLCASCVNLPSAKETAEWLQAALSRKYGSGSIRIVYSDFQHPQTDDDKSWATRIIEEDLWYPLVVISGEIVGEGNPKLKDIYEKLESMGVTPLAAQTESE
- the cysK gene encoding cysteine synthase A yields the protein MNVFRNVKELIGNTPIVEITQFELPEGVRLFAKLEYFNPGGSVKDRLGMELIRAAEENGQLKPGGTIIEPTAGNTGIGVALAAVGTGYKVIFCVPAKFSEEKQELMRALGAEVVNTPTELGIKGAIAKAQELAASIPGSFVPQQFANPANPDAHYKTTGPEIWSQMDGQVDVFVAGAGSGGTFMGVARYLKEQNPNIKTVIVEPEGSILNGGESGPHKTEGIGMEFLPPFMDTSYFNAIHTILDVEAFDLVKQLAAKEGLLVGSSAGAAMAAALREAREAAPGTNIVTLFADGSERYLSKKIYQGGI